In the genome of Candidatus Pristimantibacillus lignocellulolyticus, the window CGTTTTAGATCAATTTCCAAGTTTTTAACAGATGCACGCATCATACGAATTGTACTAAGTCTAAACTTGTCCTGACTTTTCATTGCTTGTTTCATATCATCGGTCAATCTATCGCTCAGGTTCATTATGGAAGGATCCTCCTAAAACTTTCTCTTGCGCGCAGCCTCAGACTTCTTCTTACGCTTTACGCTTGGCTTTTCATAGTGCTTACGTTTCTTAACCTCTGCCAAGATACCATCTTTTGCAGTGGAACGCTTAAAGCGACGAAGCGCAGCATCAATAGTTTCGTTTTTACGAACTTTAATTTCAGACACCAGTTATCCCTCCCTCCGAAACAGACCGTCCAGAGTTTATTACACGGTTCATCAACCTTAATTATACGTTAAAAAATAAGTCTATGTCAACTTCTTAATAAGAACTTATTCTGCTAATAACGGTCCCATCAATTTTCCTGCTAACAGATGGAAATGTAAGTGATATATTACTTGCCCACCATCAGCATTAACATTGTTAATAAGACGATAGCCCGCTTCTGCATATCCTTCTTCTTTTGCAATGTGACGAGCAGCAGCAAAGATTTCGGCAACAACCAGATCATCCTCACGAGTTACATCATTCATCGTAGCTATATGCTTCTTAGGAATAATTAAAATATGAGTAGGCGCTGCTGGAGTAATGTCTCTGAATGCAAGTACATGTTCATTCTCGAATACTTTTGTCGAAGGAATCGTACCCTCAATTATTTTACAAAATAAGCAATCCATTATTATTTCCTCCTTATTGTCGGTTTACAGTATGTAACCTATACATCTCGTTTAATTGTAATTATTGTACAGCTTCAACATTTACATATTGCTCGATCGCTTGAACTTGTTCAATCCAGTCAAAACCGTTACCAAGTCTGATCATCGCATTTTTGTTACCTTCAACTTTAAAGTTAAAACTGTTGACAGTCTGCGCGAGGTATTCAGATCCTTCGATCATCGCATTTAGTTCATCGAGCTCAGCTTGAGTAAGTTGACCTTCTACGCTAGCAATCAATTGAAGTTGATCTTCAATCAACGTTAACCATTCAAGTTGCTCTGTATCCTCGGTAGAGAAGGTCGCTTGTTTAAACTCCGTAGCGATTACAATTAATTGTGACATTTCTTGTTTCAGTTCAACTACTAGAGGCACAGCATGAGCTGCCGTTAATCTTGCGAGCTTATGATCTTCTGGTGAAAGATCTACAATGTCGTAAACATACTGCATTAACAGTGTATTTTTCTCATTAAACGTAGTTAAATGTTGTACAATATGTTCCCCAATTTCAACTTTTTGATCTTGACCATAACTCATATTCTTTGTTGAAAATAACACATTGAGCATCAGACTAGCGACTAATAGAACGAGCGTAACTGCTAAAGTGATAGACCTTTTCCCTGTCGGTTCAACCTGCTTTTCTGCAACCTTTTGACTCACATTTTCCCCTCCGATTATTACGAATAATAATATTAGTATACTACCTCTACAACTGGATCGCTCGACCTCCGTCGAAGAAAAACACATAAATCTCATCTACTTTACGATGTAAAATCATCTCTAATCCTCTAGCATACATTTCTAATTGGAAACGATGTTCTTCAGCTTTCAAAGCCCAATTTCCATTCATTATTCGATCCGTTTTATAATCGACTAGGACGAGACCACGCTCATCTTCAAATATACAGTCAATAATACCTTGGATGAATACTTTTTCGCTACCTGTAATTTCATCAATATTACGATGAACTTCATGAGCAGGTAACATAAAGCTGAATGGAAGCTCGCGTTTTAGCCAAGTTGCATGTTGCATACGATAGCCTAGTTCAGATCGGAAAAGCTCTACAATCGCTTTTATGTTAATGACGCTCGCTTGTGCAAGCGTAATTATTTGCAGTTGCTTCATTCGCTCTATGCTTTGCTCAATCGTTTGTTCGTCAATATTTAACGTCAACGGAATATGCTGCATCATTAAATGATTAATTGAACCTTTCTCAGTAGCTGTTATCTTTTTCTCTTCCATGAAAGAAGGTCGTTCCAGATGTAATGTGTAATCTTTCGTTACAGCATTGTCCATTACATCGTTATCAGCCTTATCATTATTAGTTCCATCCGCATTATTATCTGTCTGATAGAATGTTTCTGTTTCCTCTTCAAATGCAGCTTGAATCCGTTTCATCTCCGTAATAGAAGCTTTTGAACCAATTGTTGTTGCCCCTATAAATGGGTAATTGCGTTCTAGATTAGTCCGCAATTGTTGATCCTCAGCGACATCATCTAATTGTGCTAATGCTTGCAGGGCAGTCATTCTTTCAGTTTTTACTAGTTCATCTTCCTCAGAATCCTCGACTTGAGTTTCGTTGATTGCTGCAAGTGACTCGGCAGCCACAACTGAGACCATCCAATCTTGCGGACTAACTACAAGTCCTTTCTCTGGCTCGTCCATAGACATTTGCAATTGCGTTGCAACAAGTGGTGCGATCCAATCTAAGTAACAAGATGCTGCTGCAATACTAGATTGCTGTAGTGTGCCATCGAGTGCTAGTGAGGAGTTCCACTTGGGTAGTTGTTTCGGTAATCTACCACTAGTTCCAAGCAAATATAATTTTTCTTTAGGTCTAGTTAATGCAACATATAGTATGCGCATCTCTTCCGCTAGTAGTTCCATTTTCATAGAACGACGAATCGCATAATAAGGCAATGATGGATAACTAATTCTCATCGCAGCATCCACATATTTCGGTCCAAATCCTAATTCCTTATGGTAGAGAAATGAAGCATTCAAATCTTGCTCATTGAATTTTTTACCTAACCCTGCAACGAATACGATTGGGAACTCTAGCCCTTTACTTGCATGTGTCGTCATGATCTTCACGACATCTTCTTGTTCTCCAATAGCTAGCGCGGTACCAAGATCATTACCACTGGCACGCATACGTTCAATAAATTTCAAAAAACGGAAAAGCCCTCTGAATGAAGTAGCTTCATATTGTCTTGCTCTATCATGTAACGCACGTAAATTGGCTTGACGTTGTACTCCAGCAGGAAGACCACCGACAAAATCATAATATCCAGTTTCTTCATAGATCAACCATAACAGATCCGATAAGGAACCTTCTCGAGCTAGATTACGCCATTGATCTAGTTTATGTAAGAAATATGACAATTTCTGACGACCATCTAGTTCATAATCTTCACTGCCAGCTGCATGAGTGATCGCATCATAGAAATTACTATCCATCGATAGAATACGAATGCCAGATAATTGCTCAGCAGTAAGACTGAATAACGGAGACCGCAACGTCGCTGCTAACGGTATATCTTGATACGGATTATCAATGACTTGTAAACAAGAAAGCATCGTCTGTACTTCAACTGCCTCGAAATAACCACTTCCAATACTTGAGTAAGCGGGTATACCTGCTAATTGAAGCTCTTCCAGAAAAATAGGAGCCCATGCTGAAGTAGCACGCAATAAAATGACTGTATCTCTCCACTTCATAGGACGATACGTAGCTAATTTACTATCGAAAATCATACTTTTCTCTTCAGACAACTTTAACAATTGCTGTGCGACATATCGAGCTTCTAGTTGTGCAACATTCAATTCTTCTAACTGATTATTTGCAG includes:
- a CDS encoding histidine triad nucleotide-binding protein produces the protein MDCLFCKIIEGTIPSTKVFENEHVLAFRDITPAAPTHILIIPKKHIATMNDVTREDDLVVAEIFAAARHIAKEEGYAEAGYRLINNVNADGGQVIYHLHFHLLAGKLMGPLLAE
- the rpsU gene encoding 30S ribosomal protein S21, producing the protein MSEIKVRKNETIDAALRRFKRSTAKDGILAEVKKRKHYEKPSVKRKKKSEAARKRKF
- the addA gene encoding helicase-exonuclease AddAB subunit AddA, with translation MSGQSSANAPRWTDEQYEAIVSDGSNILVAAAAGSGKTAVLVERIIRKVASNTDVDRLLVATFTHAAAAEMKDRLKIALEKKLEEEPDSDHLRKQLALMGKSSITTLHSFCMEVIRKYYSLIDLDPGFRIANETEIELIRADVMNELFEQRYSGVDGAGGGDFLKLVNSYGGEKGDDPLFQLVERLYLFSRSHPWPAQWLNDTLKPYLISSIDELERSSWVQQIIDDVHLKLEGAISAFEQALLLTKLPAGPYAYASTFEADIAVVTVLQHQLQQSPWREWPDIFASVQFDKLAPLRGKDHDKDIQDRAKNYREQGKDTIQSIANDYFGRSAEQFLEELNELAPLMKALVALIHDFSAAFDATKRSKGLLDFGDLEHYSLAILLDKESTSDQLIPSDAAKDYQQQFDEILLDEYQDTNMVQETIVRLIANQSIGNRFMVGDVKQSIYRFRLAEPKLFLEKYKKYSSGSAFTIEGGKRIDLARNFRSRSQVVDAVNEVFRAIMKEKVAEMEYDERAELVHGATYYEAPISLDQCKVQLTIIDRGERVAEEQSSEQEEQTELTANNQLEELNVAQLEARYVAQQLLKLSEEKSMIFDSKLATYRPMKWRDTVILLRATSAWAPIFLEELQLAGIPAYSSIGSGYFEAVEVQTMLSCLQVIDNPYQDIPLAATLRSPLFSLTAEQLSGIRILSMDSNFYDAITHAAGSEDYELDGRQKLSYFLHKLDQWRNLAREGSLSDLLWLIYEETGYYDFVGGLPAGVQRQANLRALHDRARQYEATSFRGLFRFLKFIERMRASGNDLGTALAIGEQEDVVKIMTTHASKGLEFPIVFVAGLGKKFNEQDLNASFLYHKELGFGPKYVDAAMRISYPSLPYYAIRRSMKMELLAEEMRILYVALTRPKEKLYLLGTSGRLPKQLPKWNSSLALDGTLQQSSIAAASCYLDWIAPLVATQLQMSMDEPEKGLVVSPQDWMVSVVAAESLAAINETQVEDSEEDELVKTERMTALQALAQLDDVAEDQQLRTNLERNYPFIGATTIGSKASITEMKRIQAAFEEETETFYQTDNNADGTNNDKADNDVMDNAVTKDYTLHLERPSFMEEKKITATEKGSINHLMMQHIPLTLNIDEQTIEQSIERMKQLQIITLAQASVINIKAIVELFRSELGYRMQHATWLKRELPFSFMLPAHEVHRNIDEITGSEKVFIQGIIDCIFEDERGLVLVDYKTDRIMNGNWALKAEEHRFQLEMYARGLEMILHRKVDEIYVFFFDGGRAIQL